In one Fundulus heteroclitus isolate FHET01 chromosome 3, MU-UCD_Fhet_4.1, whole genome shotgun sequence genomic region, the following are encoded:
- the LOC105923192 gene encoding uncharacterized protein LOC105923192, which produces MSDQTTHSLMHLIAAMEELERLLEDLNNRLSPIFLASPVRILCPVPVGGSQRVSRRKRLRGAQNSDGTKSPDEKNGLIRLAVENCTNPTVRKWLREKSHTFTKLVAMFKFLKARIDEEEKKDHSDSVDITFIAHGAIADFMIPASCLLPLASISDVVLYSPWNCVSAGLAYGIASGRLKPEHRIFYCSKKDGCTVPDEKHRPQKLPDHWNSMRKAGDQMIPNITVSPLRPDDGVWKGFESRTKKYGSIGANRIVIPFILPGEEAESVPFSVVTLALSLVLLQSRFKATVHLDACLGDRSVGPKFDKSYLEQQYACAMDSTTLACSPETFSQALLSSRVP; this is translated from the exons CAACAACCGCCTCAGCCCCATTTTCCTGGCTTCTCCTGTCCGGATACTCTGTCCAGTTCCTGTTGGGGGATCACAAAGAGTGTCCAG GAGGAAACGGCTCAGAGGAGCTCAGAACTCTGACGGCACCAAGAGCCCCGATGAAAAGAACGGATTGATAAGGCTTGCTGTGGAGAACTGCACCAACCCAACCGTCAGGAAGTGGCTCAGAGAAAAGTCCCACACCTTCACCAAGCTGGTGGCCATGTTTAAGTTCCTGAAAGCACGCATAgatgaggaggagaagaaggaccACAGCGACTCTGTGGACATCACCTTTATAGCTCATGGAGCGATCGCAGACTTCATGATCCCAGCCAGCTGTCTGCTGCCTCTGGCCTCCATCAGCGACGTGGTTCTGTATTCTCCCTGGAACTGTGTCTCTGCTGGTTTAGCGTACGGCATCGCCTCAGGAAGACTAAAGCCTGAGCACAGGATCTTCTACTGCTCCAAGAAGGACGGCTGTACAGTTCCTGATGAAAAGCATCGGCCACAGAAACTGCCGGACCATTGGAACTCCATGAGGAAGGCTGGAGATCAGATGATCCCAAACATCACAGTTAGTCCTCTACGACCAGACGATGGCGTTTGGAAAGGCTTTGAATCTCGCACCAAGAAATACGGCTCTATCGGAGCAAACCGCATCGTGATCCCGTTCATCCTGCCAGGAGAAGAAGCTGAGAGCGTCCCGTTCTCTGTGGTCACCTTGgctctgtctctggttctgctccagTCCAGGTTCAAAGCCACCGTCCACCTGGACGCCTGTCTGGGGGACAGATCTGTTGGACCCAAGTTTGATAAAAGCTACCTGGAGCAGCAGTATGCTTGTGCTATGGACAGCACCACCCTGGCATGTTCTCCTGAGACGTTCAGTCAGGCCCTGCTGAGTAGCCGGGTACCATGA
- the LOC105923191 gene encoding uncharacterized protein LOC105923191 isoform X2, whose translation MDDADVLVTKINKWVCLQKECSRKLTNLASELEDAVKAANVTKVVGSSVSVGGAAAMTAAGVLTVLTGGVALPVLATMGAVGAVASGTSLLTSVGSEAYSASKSKDIMEEAKKVLDELKSLEEEMKKLMKSLKEKSCSSCDDDDNDDDDDGDILEMFMRSEARRHGINLSGSIRIRKVCDVRKFNISRRIMANQVMLAASGAIILQALVLAVREGGKKAASSVGKKAGSAALGCVAGGAVGLLFSVPELVNDCQNLDNNETEVSETLRENARAIRTSAQETEEELEKIREALQKLNRIKSIIEKKTRSHVEKGELIAHAIKNSPDPLVKEWLENNAESEDFFHLVDLWYFINQKLGEEWEKKNKKDRERRKIDLVFLAHGAIENFMIPARCLLPLPSITDVLLYPPWNCLLSAEAAYSIATGCIQPQDRQFGCSKQPGDCPFSTEDHVTFPLPRNWNSMRQSGAQLIPKIMVAPVGTANDKAFEYFIALENYFGSPAANRYLIPFLAPFIGRVPFFVVTLALSLVLFFSGFEATVHLAACLEKSPRRAMMEEELLRWQYAYTVDNTVMTVPLETFNSTVFNMFRAVFGDVVRSSNR comes from the exons ATGGATGACGCAGACGTTCTCGTTACCAAAATCAACAAATGGGTGTGTCTGCAGAAAGAATGTTCGAGGAAGTTGACCAATCTGGCGTCTGAGCTGGAAGATGCTGTGAAGGCTGCCAACGTGACCAAAGTGGTCGGCAGCTCGGTGTCGGTGGGGGGAGCAGCCGCCATGACAGCGGCGGGAGTTCTGACGGTTCTGACCGGAGGAGTAGCGCTGCCTGTTCTGGCTACAATGGGTGCGGTTGGAGCCGTGGCTTCTGGGACCAGTCTGCTGACCAGCGTCGGTTCTGAGGCTTACAGCGCCAGCAAGTCCAAAGACATCATGGAGGAGGCCAAGAAAGTCCTGGACGAGTTGAAGAGTCTGGAAGAAGAAATGAAGAAGCTCATGAAGTCCCTGAAAGAAAAATCCTGCAGTTcctgtgatgatgatgataatgatgatgatgatgatggcgaCATTCTGGAGATGTTCATGAGATCAGAGGCCAGACGACATGGAATAAACCTCTCTGGCAGTATCAGGATCAGAAAGGTTTGTGACGTACGGAAATTCAACATCTCCAGGAGGATCATGGCCAACCAAGTTATGCTGGCAGCAAGCGGCGCCATAATCCTACAAGCTCTGGTCCTGGCAGTTAGAGAAGGAGGCAAGAAAGCGGCTTCGTCTGTGGGGAAAAAGGCAGGATCAGCAGCACTTGGATGT GTTGCAGGTGGAGCTGTTGGGCTCTTGTTCTCGGTTCCTGAGCTGGTTAACGACTGCCAGAACCTGGACAACAATGAGACTGAAGTCAGCGAGACCCTGAGGGAAAACGCCAGGGCCATAAGGACCTCCGCTCAGGAGACAGAGGAAGAGTTGGAGAAAATAAG AGAAGCCCTTCAGAAGCTGAATAGAATTAAATCCATCATCGAGAAGAAAACCAGGAGCCACGTTGAGAAGGGCGAGTTAATTGCTCATGCAATTAAAAACTCACCAGACCCGTTAGTAAAAGAGTGGCTGGAAAACAACGCAGAGTCCGAGGACTTCTTCCATCTGGTGGATCTTTGGTACTTCATCAACCAAAAACTGGGGGAGGAGTGggagaagaagaacaagaaggaTCGGGAGAGGAGGAAGATTGATTTGGTCTTCTTAGCTCATGGAGCGATTGAGAACTTCATGATTCCTGCCAGGTGTCTGCTGCCTCTGCCGTCCATCACTGATGTCCTGCTGTATCCTCCCTGGAACTGCCTCCTGTCTGCTGAAGCAGCCTACAGCATCGCCACAGGATGCATCCAGCCTCAGGACAGGCAGTTTGGGTGCAGCAAACAGCCGGGCGATTGCCCATTTTCCACTGAAGACCACGTGACATTCCCTCTGCCCAGGAACTGGAACTCCATGAGGCAGTCTGGAGCTCAACTGATCCCTAAAATTATGGTGGCACCTGTAGGAACAGCCAATGACAAGGCCTTTGAATATTTCATTGCTCTAGAAAACTATTTTGGTTCACCAGCAGCCAACCGGTATCTCATCCCATTCCTCGCCCCCTTCATCGGCAGAGTCCCCTTCTTCGTCGTCACCTTGGCCTTGTCCCTGGTGCTCTTTTTCTCAGGGTTTGAAGCCACTGTCCACCTGGCTGCCTGCCTGGAAAAATCACCCAGAAGAGCCATGATGGAGGAGGAGCTCCTGAGGTGGCAGTACGCCTACACTGTGGACAACACAGTCATGACCGTTCCACTGGAAACGTTCAACTCCACTGTGTTTAACATGTTCAGGGCTGTTTTTGGTGACGTGGTTCGCTCTTCTAACCGCTGA